In Leptolyngbyaceae cyanobacterium, a genomic segment contains:
- a CDS encoding S-layer homology domain-containing protein: MQSPVQAKTTFPDVRPDDWASVYIQALAEQGVIHGFQDGNFRPNDPVTRAQFAVMVGKAFNRRPVRSAIRFTDVPNNYWAASAIQEAYTEGFVSGYPENVFRPDQPMPRVQVFVALASGLQLGDKIVGSYGAYVATLKDVHLIPKYAEVGLWKALSDRLCINYPDVHVLNPNRAATRSEVAASIYQALVAAGQAPAIPSPYIFEDFLYAPGMPKP; this comes from the coding sequence GTGCAAAGTCCAGTTCAAGCGAAAACTACTTTTCCCGATGTACGACCGGACGATTGGGCATCCGTTTATATTCAAGCCCTTGCAGAACAGGGAGTCATTCATGGCTTTCAAGATGGCAACTTTCGCCCGAATGATCCCGTTACTCGTGCTCAATTTGCAGTCATGGTCGGAAAAGCATTTAATCGACGCCCTGTGCGGAGTGCAATTCGCTTTACAGATGTTCCCAATAATTATTGGGCAGCAAGCGCAATTCAAGAAGCTTACACAGAAGGTTTTGTGAGCGGCTATCCGGAGAATGTCTTCAGGCCAGATCAACCGATGCCCCGCGTTCAAGTTTTTGTAGCACTGGCAAGCGGACTACAACTGGGCGACAAAATAGTAGGAAGCTATGGGGCATACGTTGCTACTTTAAAAGATGTCCACTTGATTCCAAAGTATGCGGAAGTCGGTTTGTGGAAGGCTCTTTCAGATCGACTTTGTATAAACTATCCTGATGTTCACGTTTTGAACCCCAATCGAGCAGCCACTCGCTCTGAGGTTGCCGCTTCAATTTATCAAGCGCTGGTTGCCGCTGGCCAGGCTCCCGCGATCCCGTCTCCCTAC